The window TAAATCTGCATGTATCACCAAATTGTCCCAACTTACCTGCAAGGAGGAGCAGAAAGAAACCTGCAAGCATCATGTCTGTGAGAGATCTGCACAGTTAATGAAcatctctgtcctctctgtgcTGTCTAGAAATGTTTGTAGCAGTAATATCACTGCCTCACACTAGCAGAGGGCTGGTCAGATTTAATGACCAACCCTTTTGTctttaatttgttaatttaGTCCTATTTTTTCTCATTAGTGTGaggatacaaacacacataaagagaTAATGGCGCCAGGAACTGCCAACAGCCCGGACATTTGGCTGCATGTGGGCAGATCAGTTTTGCTATCATACCAATCAGTTAACTTATTGCTTCCACTACTGTTGCCATTTAGTTTCACAATTAAAGCAGATCAATGTAGGAGCTGCATGTGAAAGAAGAAATGTCAAGCATAAACTGGCAGACtagaatttacatttatttacaaatattCAACTAATTTCAGGTGTGACTGGTTAAAGTGCCAAGCTTtaacatattttcagaaataaacatgtttacagcctggaaCAAAACACggtttttggtctctatagcttatttcccctttcatgacaactgtatggggggtgaattttttaaTGAACTTTATGAGGCCATAAAGTTATCCATAATTAAGGACATagccgctttgagtgacaggttgctagctgctaggtggcttgtttcagcaactaGGCTTCATTCGGCCTGGCTCAGCCCCACCTCTTTGCCCAATTTGAAATATTGAGTTAGGtgcaagcggcaacctctggtgctgaaaaatgaagccaatgcagaagtgccaaaaactgcagttccttgaatggccacttgaggttggctccaaaagcgagtgaatccccatagacccccatgttaaaatgcctaactttacaacagaaataaacatgtttacagcctggtacaaaaaacgttttttggtctctatagctaatttcccctttcatgacaactgtacgggggatgaatttttttataattcacctgtttaaattttattaagccataaagttatgcatGATGAaagacatggctgctttgagtgacaggtccgccagccgctagatggcttgtttcagccattcggcccacctctttgcccatttttgattggctgggagttaggtagagtcacgcactgccaagatggcaacAGCCAGagtggctcactttgagcttcaaaaccgctcttcagaaaccaacgggtgacatcagggtaactacgtccatatttttatacagtctatggttaggtggagtcaggcactgccaagatggcgacagccgGAGacgcccactttgagcttcaaaaccgctcctcagaaaccaatggatgacatcactgtggctatgtgtatattttttacagtctatgctctAAATACTATGATATTCATGTGCCACTGTATGCTGGAGAAGAAGCTAGTAAAAGGCTATATTAGCTGCTATTAGCATAACACAGCCAATACTCTGACCAAACTGTTGGCGTTCGAGTTGCATTGTGgttaatgtaggcaccaggttttaacaagaaaaagaatatatgaaattaaaaagacaataggcggtttttattccacacatgatccttttttattatttgtccATTGCGAGTCCATCCATGTTATAGCAATGCTAAATTGGTGTAGTAGTCTTTTAAGGGTCACCAACGTTAAATTTCATCCTGACAtgaatggcaatccatcaaacagTTATTGAaacactcaaaaccacaaatgttgaACATGAAAGTTAGTACAaattttcatggcaatctatccaatcGAAACACATGAGAACAGATGGCCTCAGCTGAGGATGTCAGTGGCGTAGCAGCTTAACATCTGATGCTGTTATAACATACATATACTGGACGgacgcgtctccacttcctaccattatgcaaaagtgaagccataATTTCTTGTTTCCAGAAGCTGCCATCTTGGCTGTAtgacatcatttggagccagagtctgcacaGTGGAGTCAGGCAAGGTGACGGCCCGCAGGACATGCCCCCTCAGCCGTCACGCTTCCTGAGGGAGGTTTGAGAACGGCTGacacaactgtcaatcatgacatcacaccccCTTTTTTATATCACCATagaactaattaaaaacaaacttatcagaaaaatgagcacttggagaAGCATCAGTGTGATAAAAGCTACCTAAAACGACAGacaccatctttgggaaaaatttatttgatgtgtactttgattttttagtttggcttgTGTCCCATCTTCTAACATGGAGGGCCTATACGTATATGACCTACAtatatgacctatactgcagccagccaccacaAGGCGATCAACATGTTTTGGCTTCAGTTTTCAAGTATACCtggctgcagcctgcagaaCGAGAGGCATTCAACGTTGAATGTTTAATCCGACCCAGCGTGATTTGATTGGTTTAACTGTCGAATTTGGGTGGGGTTAAATGTCCATGTCATTGGTTTGGACTTGGGTTTGAGCAAGGTTAAACAACACAGTCAGTTCATAAAACGAAAAGGACCTACCAGTATACGTTACTTATAAGTCATGAGGGGAACTGATCCTCTGTAAACTCTCGTATTTTAAACATAATGATCACTTTGAACCATGAGTTGACAAGTTAAACATCCATAAAATACACCTCAAGAAATGAGCATGGTGTCACTACTAGTCTTACATAGGGTTCCAGTCATTTTTACCGCTTTGTATTCATTCAAAGGGGAGTGTGGCCACAATGTAGACCCTTGTTAAAAGACTATCGACaatggtggaatgtaactaaagtacgtttactcaagtactatactgaaggttcttgtactttactggagtgtttccattttatgtaaCTTTATACTGATATTCCACTACATTCAGAGGGAACTATTGTacttttttactccactacatttatccgACAGATAATTATAAATTACTTCTCAGATTATAATTTTTCATACCCTTCCTGTCCAGTGAAAACTATGTCTCCCCTAATTTGGTTATTTTGAATGTCTGTGATACAGTGAAATATTAAGCCTACCTTATGGTTTGAGTAAACTCTCCTActttttaagttaaataaactattaaaaaaaactttggatTAGCTGGAAAATGCAttgtcacaaagctgaaaacaggCTGCTTTTCTGAGCTCATGAAAAGTTTACTTTTTAGAGATACATGGTTCTCACAGGACAGTGACACTACAAACATATGATGATCTTATAGAATATGATGCACTGCTGttgattaaactacccaacagtatataaagtagataAAATTAGCACAGCCTTAAACATCTACAGCAGTAAAATGCAACATACACATTAATGCAGCAGTAATATTAAAACCATCATATATAATAGCAAAACACTGACAGAGCCAGATTTATCCCAGCATCCCCACTTCAAAGGAGAATGAGAGTGGGAGAGATTTTAAtaaggctctttttttttatctcaaaaactaaaagtagaAAAGACAATCACATAGCAGGTCTGCACAAACACCAATACTACTATTAATTTATATAGCACCCAAAAGACAATttacataatatacataatacactgtgaATATAAAAGCGTAAACTTCATAAGAGTAACACTACATAAAAGCAGCGAAACACTGTAAAatcacaagaggaaaaaaaaacccataaggtacagagagagagggtggcATGGGGCAAGGTAAGGGGGAGGGCTATGGGGTTGTGTAGTAGGCCTGGGTAAAGCCAGGAGAAACAAACTACATTTAAAGATCAATGCAATTTACTTttgaatttattacatttatactGTCACatatttttcctgtgttttaatATCTGGTTCTGTCACAAATGTCCAGCAGGTATCAGATAATGAGAGCAAAGCTCAGTAAAAAGACCAATTTCCAATGATAAATTCCAACTGAAGTGTATccactgtaaaatatttttaacaaaacagtttttgctttcttttttcaaacattttaacatctttaagAGGAATTCCAATTATCTCTGTGCTATTATATGAGAGGCACAAATTGAGGCTAGAAGTAATAGCAGATTATCTCTCTAGCTGTGGTGCTAGTTTGGCTATCCCGTCAGTCACATGACCCTCGCCATGCAGGTCCAAGTGATTCTTCAAGAGTCTCCTGTGTTGGTATACTGTGGGTATTTAGGTCCAGGAAGGAGTAAGCGTCAGGTATGTAGGGGTGACTAACTGAGAGTGACAGTGGGTCCATGTAGTTCTGATGATGCAGGACTGTTCACCAAAATAACTACATTGTCATGTGATCCATATTTACAACTTCTGATCTGCTTGTAACAAATCAATGAGAACTACTCATTTTCTTCACTGATCCATTTTGAAAAGATAAAGACTAAAAACAGGCCAATCACTATGACATAGGAAATGAAGAATACTCGGttgattgtttttgtcactCTGGTCCAGTAGCCAGGCTTCGCTTTTTCCTTCCTGCTGTTGAGGAGCAGAACCATCGTTTTCTCCATCTCCTTCAGCTCATCTGAGAGTCTTTCCAAGACATGGGAAATCTCTCTCAGTCGGGTGCTGCTACCCTGCAGAAATGGTTTAGTAGATTGGCTAATTAACATGATTTTGGACCATAAAACATTTAGGTTCTTTGTCAATCGTGGTGATAATTAAAGGGTCGGTTCATCCaaattataaacaaaacactgtctTACTTGCCACTAGTATATAGTTGTACATTGTCATGCAGATAGATTAGGGGATTTTGAGATGTCCATCTATGACATGTGACCTTGACCTTGATTTCTGCCCTTGTGATTAACTGTACTGTAACCTATCAAGGTGGATAGGAGTATTTACCTGGCCTACAGTGAGCTAACACAGCTACATTACACATTAGCCACTAAACTTTGTAAATTGTGTAAAGCTTCATTTCCACCACTCACAAATGTTCACATTGACCTACTGACTTCACTATAACAGTGGTttaataaattacatatttgacatatttaagCGTTCATGGCACGCCTTCTTATAGACTTCACCTCCATTGAttcatagacctccattgttgtccaaaaacctTTAagaacatgtcaatgagccacacggctgcactgggtgacatggtCCTTCACCCTGAAGGCAATGGCAAGCAATGAAGTTTTTAGTGTCAGGAGAGTAGTTCATCGTACAGCTGACGGTACTGCGCACACAATTCTGTTTACCAAACTTTGCTAGTTTGCTCTGCTACATATcataacctcttgactttgtactacattgaaAATAACTTAAGTGTGaggtcaagaggttgtgatatgtagcacaacaagctattgaagctctgtaaatggaaccacGTTCCTGTGCATTCGCAGTGGtttctgccttacacagaactactctccagagactgaaaatgtgatcactgtgaTTAGTCTGTGGAGCCATTTAATAACAAACTGACATGACCGTAATCTTCGAGGcaaaaggaacatgtcacccagtacaaTGGTGTCCaccactgatgtgtttttaatagtttttagacaacaacagaggtctatggcacagaggaatattatagatcaggctttggatacacacacaatacctgtAGGATGTAGCATgagttcattgtttgtttggctctgcacatgagattatTTAcggtaagaaaaatatagatcaCCAGCCATATCCTGCAATCAGACTCAGTACCAGTACCACTTTCCTCATGAGACTTTCCTCCCAGTTTGTTTTCTAATAACTCATCATCATGTACAATATAGTCCTTCATTCAGAGTTATTTAGGAACTACTTATTGACAATTCATTGAGCATCAGGTCATTCctcatttgttcatttctaaCTACTCACAATTGTGTGTACCGTATTGTCAAGTCTTACACAAAGAACATACTGTCAATAGTTTTTATACTTCAAGAGAAAGAAGTTCATATgtaagtattattattactattttatttttaatttggatGAACCGGCCATCTAAAGTGTTATCCATTTCTAACCTCTTTGGCCACAGGTAGCAGTTCAGGTGGAGTTTCATCAGCAGATACATCACTGATACAGGCAGAGTTTATCAATTTACTCACCTCTGGAAGGACACAAAGATGATTGTAGAATAATCATGACACAATTAACcagtacattttaaaagttataaATGTGCCTCTTTCAGAGTATTCAGGACATAACGAAAGGTGTACACTATCGTAGCAGTAAAATAAATTAGAGTAGCAAACTGACCACCCATGGAAAATTGAGTTGAGATCCAGAGGCTTGAAGAATATTAATATCACCTCTATAAAAGTTGTTGAAGTTGACTTTGCCCTGTTTATCCCCACAGTCTTCACTCAGGCTTTGGTCTCCGTCTGCTTCATCTGGGGATGCAGAGTCTTTCTCCATTAGATACATCACAACAATGGTCTCCAGGAGGCTGAGCAGCATGAAACCAAATATCCCTATGCAGTAGACCACTGAGGGGAGCAGGCAGCATCATTAATGCAGACAAATCGCTACTCACTGGGTCAATATGTGAAGTTCCTGCTCATAGTACCAACCCTGTCTTTCAGAAATCACGTTCATATATCACTAATTTACATTTCTGGCAAAAACATTTTGCCAGAAATGTAATGCTAATGTTGAATTATgctttctctcaacataatgagaaaatgttgttaatttggtgagttgcaaaaatgttgatactgaatgtaCAAGTTTaatcttgcagtacaatatccACTGGTAGTATTACAGAGATATTAAACATTGTacggttatgtttaggcactggcagTACTTGGTCAAGATTAGGAAAAATGGTCTTGGCTTAATACAGAAAAGAAGTCAGCAATGAATTGAAGCACATGTTAAGCGAAACCACAGTCTCTCACTAAccttgaccaaagtgcttttgttgcctaaacctaaccacacacaGGCCTCAGGATGTGAACACTGGTCTCTGGTGCCAGAGTCCTGTGTCTTGTCCACCCACCATCTACACCATCtaccaccccaccccaccccaccacaCCACCACTCCACAAGTGCGGTTTATAAATGTAGTGCTtacttcattcataaaaaaaattgcCTCTAAGCATAATCCAGACAACACAACATAATTAGGAAAGCAATTTAgtattttataaatgtaatttctaggagacagggtttgAAGTACAGTCCAATAAAGGAAAGACTCTGAACTTTCTTACCTATAAGTGGAATCCTGTCTGATGAGAAAGGCAGAATTTCAATGAGAATAAGCTGCATCACAGTGACAGCGAGCATCACAGTGACCTTGAAGCTCAGCTTCTCGCCCCCGCTGTCTGAGATCAGGAAGGAGGCCAAGTCCAGACACAAGAAGAACAGGATGGGCAGCAAGAAGTTGACAATGTAGAGGATTGGTCGCCTCTTCATTTTGATCtgtgaaatgacattttgagGTCAGATGGTTGATcctcctactactatagttttgacaaaagcaacagaaacatCTGTGTAGTTCCTAGGTTGAAACAACAAGGTAGTCTGCCCCAATCAGTTGATGTCTGCAGTGGTCGAGGAAGACTTCAGATTGTTTACTTTAAGGTACCCTGTAGAGTTTATGACCTAAATAATGAGCCAGGAAACACAGTGATGCACCAACAAAAGCAAGGAGGAAGACTGCAAACTAGTAAATAAactatgaggaaggaaatgtcCTCAAAacttttgttagacctcaagaaTACACACAATGAATTTTGGTGAGTAACGTTCAATATAAccataataaaaacagaaagtaaaagtaGCGATAGAAGTGGAGGGGTAGAAAGTCTACGTCTAGATTTTTGCTTAAGAAAAcaagtattagcagtaaaatgtacccaaagtaaaagtacatgtaCTTACTTGAGAGTAACACACAGAGGTGGAAAATAGtttccaccactgtgtgtctgtatccaGAAATACGTACAGTGTGAACGATCAGGCTTTGATTGAAGTTCTTCCTgtcaaaagttgtttttgtgactgTCTCGCTGATGAACACCCACTCGTACTGGGTCTGCATCAAGACACGAGACGACTTTGTGGCCACTGAAGAGTCGCTGTGAGGTTGAAGATTCACTTCCTCAACTGAGAtggtaaataaaaataaaacagtaaggCCTGTTAGCAGGTCAACAAggaaataacacaaaaacaacttatatGAATGTATAGACCAAACAGAAGCTTTTAAACACAACAGGTCACAACCTCACCATTGTAAATAACAGACTTGAACGAAAGGTTACAGGTCTGAATGCCGAAAGGGAATTTGTGAACTTGCATCCTGCAAGCGCTGACTAGCACTTTATAGTCCATACGTTCAACAGTACCATCAGAGTTAATAGTGAGATAAGGACTTGAAGGGGTCTTGTCCTGTTCTGTCCTGTatgagaacaaacacacacacacacacacacacacacacacacacacacacacacacacaatggcaaACGGCAAATAACTACTTTAGTCTTATTTGTTCATTTCTAATTTACCCTTATGTTCCTTTAAATATAGAAGACATGTTCCACACTGTATGACAATATCACATATCTGCTTGTTCCAACATTTAGTAAATATTTTGaacataataaaatatgctTATTGGGTATCTACAGTTGGTAATAGAAGAAGTACAGGGGATAtgggaatatatttgcatttaagaAGAACCTTGAATTAAATTacactgtatttcttttttaattacttacatgcagaaaatgcatttaagaAAATGTTGACAGCTGATGTGCAATCTTTGAAAAGTTTAACTACAGTCAGTAGAGTGTAGAGTGAGTTGAAAATGCCTTAAAAGTGGTGTCTGAACGTGATGCAGGTAACTGAAACTTCGGGCAAGAGTTGTAGAGTACAACTTCTGCTTGAATGGAATataacagccaatcacaggatGAATACTTGGAGCTTGTAAAAGATTGTTATTCCCCTCGAAAACAGCTGAGTAGGGAACATCGCTAAAATAACTTGCCCAGGCTTTTAAGTGCCCAAATCACCCGAGACATGATTGGTGCAGTGTGGACCTTGAGTTTCATGTTCATCAAGGCTAACATTAGTATGTCTGCAAGGGCTAGTCACTGTTGTATTGGCTGCTtttgctactgctgctgctgctttgctactgtctgtttctgtcacaaCTGCAGCTGGAGTTGCTGCAGCCTCATGGTCTACCTCTgtaggtttgtttttatttattagggcctgagcccaaagggcgaagatcctattgtattttgtgtgtttgtttctttcttattattagggcctgagccccaaaggggcgaagaccttattgtattttgtgtgtttgtttctttctttgttctttattattctgccacttcaacccttaatttgaccccctaaacatgttcaaaaactcaccaaatttggcacgcacatcaggtctggtgaaaaatttgataaaatgtaaaaatgaacccctaaagtgccaaaatgtgctctctggCGCTACCTATGTAACAAAATGGCCGCCATGGCCGGCAGGActgtcatagagagatcaaaccaaaactcaattatttgtctcatcaagacctacgaATCAGATGGTGACACCCCTGagctaaatccaacaggaagtccgcaatcagcctttcaaaataagactttgccccaattttgggcCCAATTTTGAAAACACTATCTTCTCCGagggcattaatggtatctgcttcaaactttgatacatgacttatgacactgtgctgaaaaaaagttgttaaaaattTTGTAATAAGTCGAATtttgtaagccctgaaagttgctaCATcatactttacaatgtaaaacaatggggaagcaatctatgggcatgaactttgtgtcaaacaaaggcttctgatgtctaaactgtaagtctgaccactttcaaacctgtatcaatggattcatcacaaaatttcctactaagaaataatttttaatgtaagatttggccaaagtaatgggatttatgaggaaaTTCACAAAAAGCGTACtcaaaatcctcctctccaactgctcctggtgatgtcactcctccgtgctgtgaaacattccacAATACACACTcaattataaaatcacaggaggaaaaagaaaagactctAAAACTCAcgctctaatatctcaaaaacaataaaagatagaaaaaacatgtaaattcaagatttgtaggtcaaagtcttgtgactcatttaaagttcaaatgaatgtctgtatctaaaactatgtggaagcagtaaatgttcaaaaaggtgtggtttcgctcacactctccattcaaatcaaactttcaccaggtcatgtgggttaaaagtctttccttttctaaaaatagacttgatgaaaatcaggaaaataatttgttttacacacaaactcatcaagagttttcaatttactaattgacattcaagtgaatgggcccaaaacgcatgattttgatgacacgggtgtgagcaagacagacatgtctcaccctgcagaaaattctgatcctgtcaatcaatctttcaaaataaaagcataccacacttgtaataaatatccctcaattttaaaaggcaaaatgatctgatcccgacggaccagagtgcgaggtcccgaccaatgCTGCTTACAGCTTTAATTGTATATAAACTCTCTAAACTATAATAAACTGCTCTGTCAGGGTGAGCGCATACTCACATCTCTTCAATAGTGAGATCTGGCTTCCACAAAAGCTCAGCAGGAATGTCTATATGTTTAAGTCCACAAAAGTCATTTGGATTCCATGTAATGTGTTCATTCTTCCAGCtctacacagaaaaacaggaaatcagaAAGTAAAGACAAGGGATAAAAGAaatgagtgaaagaaagaatgaatgaatgaaaagaagcaATTTAAAGGAAATAATTAGAGGTTCTGCCAAAGTTCAGTTAGTATTGTTCAGTCTTCCTCAGCGAGAACTCACCATATAAATCCAAACGTAAGAAATTAAAGTCTGGTCAGTCTCTTTCTATGAACAAAGAAATACAGAGTATCTGAAAATCTTCCCAGCAGCACAATTAACATAGCTGACCATACATCATAG is drawn from Thunnus thynnus chromosome 20, fThuThy2.1, whole genome shotgun sequence and contains these coding sequences:
- the LOC137172607 gene encoding 5-hydroxytryptamine receptor 3A-like yields the protein MMLASFFLLLLTIDGASSEDNCSYQHLFNYLNLSLSSKNDLYTMSRPVKHHNTTLKVYLEVLIYAILDMKETDQTLISYVWIYMSWKNEHITWNPNDFCGLKHIDIPAELLWKPDLTIEEMTEQDKTPSSPYLTINSDGTVERMDYKVLVSACRMQVHKFPFGIQTCNLSFKSVIYNVEEVNLQPHSDSSVATKSSRVLMQTQYEWVFISETVTKTTFDRKNFNQSLIVHTIKMKRRPILYIVNFLLPILFFLCLDLASFLISDSGGEKLSFKVTVMLAVTVMQLILIEILPFSSDRIPLIVVYCIGIFGFMLLSLLETIVVMYLMEKDSASPDEADGDQSLSEDCGDKQGKVNFNNFYRGDINILQASGSQLNFPWVR